From a single Sander vitreus isolate 19-12246 chromosome 2, sanVit1, whole genome shotgun sequence genomic region:
- the LOC144532429 gene encoding malate dehydrogenase, cytoplasmic-like encodes MPEPIRVVVTGAAGQIAYSLLYSIAKGDVFGKDQPIILVLLDIPPMLPVLDGVVMELQDCALPLLREVIPTDKVEVGFKDLDAAILVGSMPRKEGMERKDLLKANVAIFKTQGAALDKYAKKTVKVLVVGNPANTNCLIASKSAPSIPKENFSCLTRLDHNRASSQVAMRCGVSADKVKNVIIWGNHSSTQYPDVHHAKVNVHGSETPAYDAVKDETWLRGDFISTVQQRGAAVIKARKLSSAMSAAKAICDHMRDIWFGTKEGEFISMGVYAAGNSYGIPEDLIYSFPVEIKNKTWKMVDGLPINDFSRAKMDATAAELVEERDTAMDFLSQ; translated from the exons ATG cccgaACCAATCCGTGTTGTGGTGACCGGCGCTGCTGGCCAGATTGCCTACTCCCTGCTGTACAGCATCGCCAAGGGAGATGTGTTCGGGAAGGACCAG CCAATCATCTTGGTCCTGCTGGACATCCCCCCCATGCTGCCCGTGCTGGACGGAGTCGTCATGGAGCTGCAGGACTGCGCCCTCCCACTGCTGAGGG agGTGATCCCCACTGACAAGGTGGAGGTTGGCTTCAAGGACCTGGACGCGGCCATCTTGGTGGGCTCCATGCCCAGGAAGGAGGGGATGGAGAGGAAGGACCTGCTGAAGGCCAACGTGGCCATCTTCAAGACCCAGGGAGCCGCCCTGGACAAGTACGCCAAGAAGACCGTCAAG gttcTGGTGGTTGGAAACCCAGCAAACACCAACTGTCTGATCGCCTCCAAGTCTGCTCCATCCATCCCCAAAGAGAACTTCTCCTGCCTGACCCGACTGGACCACAACAGGGCCAGCtcccag GTGGCGATGCGTTGCGGCGTGTCCGCCGACAAAGTGAAGAACGTCATCATCTGGGGGAACCACTCCTCCACCCAGTACCCCGACGTCCACCACGCCAAGGTCAACGTCCACGGCAGCGAGACGCCCGCCTACGACGCCGTGAAGGACGAAACCTGGCTCCGAGGAGACTTCATCTCT ACGGTGCAGCAGCGCGGCGCGGCTGTCATCAAAGCCAGGAAGCTGTCCAGCGCCATGTCTGCCGCCAAGGCCATCTGCGACCacatgagggacatctggtTCGGCACCAAGGAG GGTGAGTTCATCTCCATGGGCGTGTACGCTGCTGGAAACTCCTACGGCATCCCAGAGGACCTCATCTACTCCTTCCCCGTCGAGATCAAG AACAAGACCTGGAAAATGGTCGACGGACTCCCCATCAACGACTTCTCCCGCGCCAAGATGGACGCCACAGCGGCCGAGCTGGTGGAGGAGCGGGACACCGCGATGGACTTCCTGTCCCAGTGA